From the genome of Hippoglossus stenolepis isolate QCI-W04-F060 chromosome 13, HSTE1.2, whole genome shotgun sequence:
TCATGCAGACACTgctcgcatgcacacacacacacacacacacacacacacacacacacacacacacacacacacacacacacacacacacacaaacatgtacatatGTCTGTGTTTCTTGTCTATCTTGTATGTCACtttctgttaaaaaataaaaataaaaatttatttaaaatgttacaataaaaaattacaaaaaacagtAATGATCTCAGTTTCACCAAAAACCATCATGGCCAGTTGAAGCCAGTAGAGGGGAGTGTTGTGATGTCGATTTTCATTCATGAAGTCACTTTTAAGGGATTCATTCAACAATTATTTGACATAACACtctgttgtgtttaattttccAGAAGATAAACAGGGtaagttaaatgtttaatgtaataTATTTCACCTCTATGCCACATAATAGTTTACAATGCAGTGTCTTTTGTGTATTGAATTTAATCTAAagtttaaaatcttaaaataatcCAATGCTTCATTTTATTCACCTTATAGTCAGGCATCCGTTTAAAGCGTGTTTAATGGCAGCAGGATTTCTGTGCATAACTTTCTGAACTAAtgtgccttttgtttttaaattggtttcttttcattttgtctctgtgttgtgtttagtttttgtaCACAAAGTTACGTTGGGGAATGGCTCAATAATCCATTGAGACATTATTCTCTCCATGACAGCATACTGTTGCTCTTGAATGCAGCACCGTTCAGCTGCCCACTGCCTTTTATCAGATTTCAGAGCATTCCATGAGCACCTGAATGCAACTCACACATGTGGTGGACTTTTCCATGCAACTCAACCTCTGTGTATGAATTGTGCCATATGAATAAAACGACCTTGCCTTGCCTAAGTGTTGTTGACTGAAGTTGCTCTGATTTACGTTTCCAAGTAACCGTTACTAAGGCTGTAATCCTCTGTATATGCAACAAGCAGGGAACCATAGTAACTTCACCTGATTGattcaactcaattcaaataaataagtcTACATTTGGCCTCTTTTTCCCACAATCAGCCGGATCAGCTGATGAATTGAACTCCAATGTCAGTGTTCAGCTATTCGTATTTTTTCGTTTTCCATCCCGGCATGAATAATAGttcaaaacagatttttaaaactCGATTTGTAttctcacagagctgctgctcattctgcagcctctccctctcttcccagTCCCCTCACTAATTAGCCTGTCTCTATGCCTGAATGCATTTCTCTGTGTGGTACTTACTAAACAAGCTCATCGTTTGAAACCATTCATTCATCTCCgctcactgcagctgctgtcatgGCAACCATGTATGACTGGCAGAAAACAGACCGCCGTCGTTGAGCCCCAGTCGACCTGGAGGTTTTAGAGCATGAACACACTGGGCAGATGAGGAGTTGTGATATTGAGACCCCAGGGGCAGCTACCGACTGTAGGGTGAGTCATGCACTCCAAGGTTGGGATTAGAACGCAATGATTCATTCACAACACTTATACAGAACATTACACCATACAAATACAtgggtttctgtttctagttggGGTGGGAGCTTTATATAACTTTGTCATATATCTTTTCTTCACAGGACTAAGATGCAGCATCTGGCACATCCATCCCCATTTCCCACTGGAAACCAATTTCTTCAGCAGAAATTTGACAAGGCTTCATATGATTTGCACAAGCGGAAGGTCAGGAGCAAcaagtcttttgttttttggtttatCACAGTTACTAAATGTTTTGACCACAATCTAATCAAATTCATTTTTGTCTACCCTGTGGAAACTTGTGTtatcagatttttgttttgttatattgttCCCAAGGTAAAGTCTGCTGTatcaacaataaacacaacTCCACCAAAGACTTATGGTCACCTGGACCTGAAGCTGAAGAAACAGAAGGTTCCTCTTTATCGCTAATGTTTTTCACTCAGTTTACTTCATGTCCATACGATGGCAGCAGATGTTACAGTATTGAAACCATCCAGTAAAGTTTCAAACTAGAAAAATAAGAGAACATTTCacagaatcaaataaaaaatgattacCACAATTAATATACTATTGTATCTGACCTTAATTTAGCATACAATACATAAAGTGATGAAATGTAGTAACAAAACTTTTGATTTCCAGGTATCATAGAAACATTATGAGATCGTCCATCTAGTGTAAATGCAtcgtttgtctttttaaatcatcttGTGAAGCTTGAAGAGGAAAGGACACTGAGgattcagcaggaaaacaataTGCTCATGGAAAAAATATCACACATCATGAGGACGACTGGAGGAGTCGACAACAGAAATAACTACGACAAGAAAAGGTCAGTTAAGTTGTTTTGCCAAGACATAGTTGAAAAGCCCAGTTGTACAGCCTGTCTCTGCTCTTCATTGTAGCCTTGGCAAAGAGAAGCGACAGCTGGAGTCGCTCCGTATCACCGAGGAGAATCAAATGATCCTGTTCCGCCTGAGCCAGTGCAGGCCTCACTATAATGTTAGGAGCTGGCATGATGACTGGCTCAAAACACTCAAGTTGATGGACAGCATCGCACATTACCCAAGAGGAAGAGCAAAAATGCAAAAGGTTATTGAGTACAATCCATACATTTTACACTAGATATAATGTATTGTGAAAATTACAATCACCTCCTAAACTGTATTGTGACCTTTTTCCTTGCACCATAATAAAGATTTCAATTTCTGTGTCATCACCAGGGGCAAGGCAAACCCGACAAGGGGAGCAGTTGCTGGGATAAAGGACAAAAGATAAACACAGATGCAACCACACACAGCCCTGCAAGCAATAACACAAATGCCACAACAACATCggggggaaatgaaaaaggaacCAGCGAGACACAAGATACAGGAACTGAGAATCAGCAGGACACAGATATACACCCTGACCATGAAAGTCCCAGATGTTCTGAGGCAATTTGAAATTACAAGAGATAAACAACCACACTGTGTTGAAAAGCCCGTGGCTCCAGGTGGATCTGAAATGTCCCACACACCTGAAACAGAGGAAGGATGAAATACCATGAACTGAAGTTATATTGTTGTGTACAGTAAAAACATCccactttaaaaaatgtggacACATTCTATTTTAACTACAGAACTATATGGCAGTTATGAtctttacctctgccaagaagattgtgttttcatccttgttggtttgtttgttggttgttttgtatttttgtttctttgttttggcaggattatgcaaaaagaccagcatgaaacttggtggaaggctAAATGGGTTgagaaaaaacttttaaatgttggtgttgatccaaatcatattttttttactttaatttacattgatttctcagagaacaattcatggatgTAGATGAAAAGAATCAAGCAggtttaggggactaatatctatgatCGTTTTAGTGTGGATGCaaattaaatgtggcttcataaggGAACAGTTGGGCCTTGTAGATTGTATAGACTGTGTACTGAGATGAATCTGTTGTAAAGTA
Proteins encoded in this window:
- the cfap97d2 gene encoding uncharacterized protein cfap97d2 isoform X4: MQHLAHPSPFPTGNQFLQQKFDKASYDLHKRKLEEERTLRIQQENNMLMEKISHIMRTTGGVDNRNNYDKKSLGKEKRQLESLRITEENQMILFRLSQCRPHYNVRSWHDDWLKTLKLMDSIAHYPRGRAKMQKGQGKPDKGSSCWDKGQKINTDATTHSPASNNTNATTTSGGNEKGTSETQDTGTENQQDTDIHPDHESPRCSEAI
- the cfap97d2 gene encoding sperm axonemal maintenance protein CFAP97D1 isoform X3, whose product is MICTSGRFLFCYIVPKVKSAVSTINTTPPKTYGHLDLKLKKQKLEEERTLRIQQENNMLMEKISHIMRTTGGVDNRNNYDKKSLGKEKRQLESLRITEENQMILFRLSQCRPHYNVRSWHDDWLKTLKLMDSIAHYPRGRAKMQKGQGKPDKGSSCWDKGQKINTDATTHSPASNNTNATTTSGGNEKGTSETQDTGTENQQDTDIHPDHESPRCSEAI
- the cfap97d2 gene encoding sperm axonemal maintenance protein CFAP97D1 isoform X2; translated protein: MQHLAHPSPFPTGNQFLQQKFDKASYDLHKRKSAVSTINTTPPKTYGHLDLKLKKQKLEEERTLRIQQENNMLMEKISHIMRTTGGVDNRNNYDKKSLGKEKRQLESLRITEENQMILFRLSQCRPHYNVRSWHDDWLKTLKLMDSIAHYPRGRAKMQKGQGKPDKGSSCWDKGQKINTDATTHSPASNNTNATTTSGGNEKGTSETQDTGTENQQDTDIHPDHESPRCSEAI
- the cfap97d2 gene encoding sperm axonemal maintenance protein CFAP97D1 isoform X1 encodes the protein MQHLAHPSPFPTGNQFLQQKFDKASYDLHKRKVKSAVSTINTTPPKTYGHLDLKLKKQKLEEERTLRIQQENNMLMEKISHIMRTTGGVDNRNNYDKKSLGKEKRQLESLRITEENQMILFRLSQCRPHYNVRSWHDDWLKTLKLMDSIAHYPRGRAKMQKGQGKPDKGSSCWDKGQKINTDATTHSPASNNTNATTTSGGNEKGTSETQDTGTENQQDTDIHPDHESPRCSEAI